One genomic window of Halolamina sediminis includes the following:
- a CDS encoding SipW-dependent-type signal peptide-containing protein: protein MKDDNPIRLSRRKMLGGVGAIGLASAGAGLGTTAYFSDEESFTDNSLTAGELDLLVHVDYSEDQGSYAQYSTPDGTYIDGGVVGGQEDGEPLQIEVSDLKPGDSGEAEFCFSIVDNPAYMWMCGELTDDDENGQTEPEAEVDDSGGDPGEGEGELADAMQVTLSYCSEEDGETVIGEEIVSDSLGDVMLALQSGVPLSGDGDADTPIDDREPFEGVESAFDDEEPNTAEQCVCVSWEVPTDVGNEIQTDSVMFDFEFYAEQARHNDGTTNPCVDETVVTEYDNDWKGQTLGNPTDGSVYTGVSYGEDQTVLSFTFVDDDDGTDFLDTADYSSTNLPVAVDADADGTHDWQLIWQPNAGFPDDPFGYKENTGGSYGSSQSLPAGFSALKVGNTISFGIPNSELSSTFRVLGYGSTGGEGPVAKVNADPTVGPDWFNSANAVEFTE, encoded by the coding sequence ATGAAAGACGACAACCCGATCCGACTCTCCCGCCGCAAGATGCTCGGTGGCGTCGGCGCCATCGGCCTCGCGAGCGCGGGCGCCGGACTCGGTACGACGGCGTACTTCAGCGACGAGGAATCGTTCACCGACAACAGCCTGACCGCCGGCGAGCTCGACCTACTCGTCCACGTCGACTACTCGGAGGACCAGGGCAGCTACGCCCAGTACAGCACGCCCGACGGCACGTACATCGACGGCGGCGTCGTCGGCGGCCAGGAGGACGGTGAACCGCTCCAGATCGAGGTCTCCGACCTGAAGCCGGGCGACTCCGGCGAGGCCGAGTTCTGTTTCTCCATCGTCGACAACCCGGCGTACATGTGGATGTGCGGCGAGCTGACCGACGACGACGAGAACGGACAGACCGAACCCGAGGCCGAGGTCGACGACTCCGGTGGCGACCCCGGCGAGGGCGAGGGCGAACTCGCGGACGCCATGCAGGTGACGCTCTCGTACTGCTCCGAGGAGGACGGCGAGACCGTCATCGGTGAGGAGATCGTCTCCGATTCGCTGGGGGACGTGATGCTCGCGCTCCAGTCTGGCGTCCCGCTCTCCGGCGACGGCGACGCGGACACTCCGATCGACGACCGTGAGCCCTTCGAGGGCGTCGAGTCGGCTTTCGACGACGAGGAACCCAACACCGCCGAGCAGTGCGTCTGCGTCAGCTGGGAAGTCCCGACCGACGTCGGCAACGAGATTCAGACGGACTCGGTGATGTTCGACTTCGAGTTCTACGCCGAGCAGGCCCGCCACAACGACGGCACGACCAACCCCTGCGTCGACGAGACCGTCGTCACGGAGTACGACAACGACTGGAAGGGCCAGACCCTCGGTAACCCGACCGACGGCAGTGTCTACACCGGCGTCTCCTACGGGGAGGACCAGACCGTCCTGAGCTTCACTTTCGTGGACGACGACGACGGCACCGACTTCCTCGACACGGCGGACTACTCCAGTACGAACCTCCCGGTCGCCGTCGACGCCGACGCCGACGGGACCCACGACTGGCAGCTAATCTGGCAGCCGAACGCCGGCTTCCCGGACGACCCGTTTGGCTACAAGGAGAACACCGGCGGAAGCTACGGTTCGTCCCAGTCGCTCCCGGCCGGGTTCTCCGCGCTGAAGGTCGGCAACACGATCTCGTTCGGGATCCCGAACAGCGAGCTCTCCTCGACCTTCCGCGTGCTCGGGTACGGGAGCACGGGTGGCGAGGGTCCGGTGGCGAAGGTCAACGCCGACCCCACGGTCGGCCCGGACTGGTTCAACAGCGCCAACGCGGTGGAGTTCACCGAGTAA
- a CDS encoding vWA domain-containing protein, translating into MTDDDNPIRLSRRKVLGGLGGVGLASAGAGLGTTAYFSDQESFTDNSLTAGELDLKLDYKSTYAGGPGRLEEIDALYPDFDVEEIDDGVYLTGEVPNAGDNPGGWPGAIEDWDLCDPELNLVDGEGVPVFNLEDVKPGDMGEVTISLHICDNPSWLWMSGELTENAQNGFSEPEEEALLEEYEELPEAGQLADAVDVTMWYDEDCDNVYEPGGEGEPVCVQLVLDASGSMNGTRNQQTINGAKELAERILDDGPDGSRVGVTFFSADGYDESAQVVQPLTDDLATVENAIDTLPANGDNTAIGEGIQTAQNDSLVNCGEDESPIMVVMTDGGNNAGTDPGDAADAAQGESTEIFALGAGGATESTLEEIASDPVEDHVFTSTTDEAIDQAFAQIAEVIVGETIILEGSLADVMAELEEGIPLDGNRATEQRDPFNGGVTQCLGFEWEVPADVGNEIQTDSVMFDIGLYAEQSRHNDDPTNPFNETATATETPTPTTTSTPGGNSSQS; encoded by the coding sequence ATGACCGACGACGACAACCCGATCCGACTGTCGCGGCGCAAAGTACTAGGAGGCCTCGGCGGTGTCGGCCTCGCCTCTGCAGGTGCGGGGCTCGGCACCACGGCGTACTTCAGCGACCAGGAATCGTTCACCGACAACTCCCTGACAGCCGGGGAGCTCGACCTCAAACTCGACTACAAGTCCACGTACGCGGGCGGCCCCGGGCGTCTCGAGGAGATCGACGCGCTCTACCCCGACTTCGACGTCGAGGAGATCGACGATGGCGTCTACCTCACCGGCGAAGTCCCCAACGCGGGTGACAACCCCGGCGGATGGCCCGGCGCTATCGAGGACTGGGATCTCTGCGATCCCGAGCTGAACCTCGTCGACGGTGAGGGGGTTCCGGTGTTCAACCTCGAGGACGTGAAGCCGGGGGACATGGGGGAGGTCACCATCAGCCTCCACATCTGTGACAACCCCTCGTGGCTCTGGATGAGCGGTGAGCTCACCGAGAACGCCCAGAACGGCTTCTCCGAGCCGGAGGAGGAGGCGCTTCTGGAGGAGTACGAGGAGCTGCCGGAGGCGGGACAGCTCGCCGATGCCGTCGACGTCACGATGTGGTACGACGAGGACTGTGACAACGTCTACGAGCCCGGCGGCGAGGGCGAGCCGGTCTGTGTCCAGCTCGTGCTCGACGCCTCGGGCTCGATGAACGGCACTCGGAACCAGCAGACGATCAACGGCGCGAAGGAGCTTGCCGAGCGCATCCTCGACGACGGCCCGGACGGCAGCCGCGTCGGTGTGACTTTCTTCAGCGCCGACGGCTACGACGAAAGCGCGCAGGTCGTCCAGCCGCTGACGGACGATCTCGCGACCGTAGAGAACGCCATCGACACGCTCCCCGCCAACGGCGACAACACCGCGATCGGCGAGGGTATCCAGACCGCACAGAACGACTCGCTGGTCAACTGCGGCGAGGACGAGTCGCCGATCATGGTCGTCATGACCGACGGTGGGAACAACGCCGGCACCGACCCCGGCGACGCCGCGGACGCTGCACAGGGTGAAAGCACCGAGATATTCGCCCTCGGGGCTGGTGGCGCCACCGAGAGTACCCTGGAAGAAATCGCGAGCGACCCCGTCGAGGACCACGTCTTCACGTCCACGACCGACGAGGCCATCGACCAGGCGTTCGCCCAGATCGCGGAGGTGATCGTCGGCGAGACGATCATTCTCGAAGGTTCGCTCGCCGACGTGATGGCGGAGCTGGAGGAGGGGATCCCCCTCGACGGCAACCGCGCGACCGAACAGCGCGACCCGTTCAACGGCGGGGTGACCCAGTGTCTGGGCTTCGAGTGGGAGGTCCCGGCCGATGTCGGCAACGAGATCCAGACGGACTCGGTGATGTTCGACATCGGGCTCTACGCCGAGCAGTCGCGACACAACGACGATCCGACGAACCCGTTCAACGAGACGGCGACAGCGACCGAGACGCCGACACCGACCACGACGTCGACGCCCGGTGGGAACTCCTCGCAGAGCTGA